From the uncultured Desulfovibrio sp. genome, one window contains:
- a CDS encoding redox-sensing transcriptional repressor Rex translates to MVNPPKSKHIPRATIQRLATYVQVLENFARDSVEVISSNPLAEACGVNGSQVRKDLAYFGEFGIRGVGYHVKSLIAAITSSLGVDREWRMALIGVGNLGKAILNHGEFRSRGFNIVGIFDCDPFKIGEIVHGLEVHCTRDLKDMVTDLNIEIGIITTPPERAQRAAQHLMDAGITSILNFAPSRIKVPDRINVEYVDFFHHLYALAFNHPQTR, encoded by the coding sequence ATGGTCAACCCACCCAAAAGCAAACACATCCCCCGCGCGACTATCCAGCGCCTTGCCACATATGTTCAGGTGCTGGAAAATTTCGCACGTGACAGTGTCGAAGTCATTTCATCCAATCCCCTTGCAGAAGCCTGCGGCGTCAACGGCTCGCAGGTGCGCAAAGACCTTGCTTACTTCGGCGAATTCGGCATCCGTGGCGTTGGCTATCATGTCAAATCGCTCATTGCCGCCATCACCTCATCCTTGGGTGTTGACCGCGAATGGCGAATGGCGCTGATCGGCGTTGGCAACCTCGGCAAGGCTATCCTGAACCACGGCGAGTTTCGCTCCCGCGGATTCAACATTGTGGGCATTTTCGACTGCGATCCCTTCAAAATCGGCGAAATTGTCCACGGTCTTGAAGTGCACTGCACACGCGACCTCAAGGATATGGTGACTGATCTGAACATCGAGATCGGCATCATCACCACCCCGCCGGAGCGGGCGCAGAGGGCCGCACAGCACTTGATGGACGCAGGCATTACCTCCATTCTGAACTTTGCTCCCTCGCGCATCAAGGTGCCGGACAGAATCAACGTGGAGTACGTGGACTTTTTCCACCATCTCTATGCGCTGGCGTTCAACCATCCCCAGACACGGTAA
- a CDS encoding IMP cyclohydrolase, which translates to MSDLKSMYSTVHKDAFPDTMTIILGDEKLVYQKRTWTLDNEEKGLRYGENPDQPAALYALKEGTITCGGLNWRGPGNGIVSALTESQMIQAGKHPGKTNLTDVDNGANILQYLTERPAAVILKHNNPSGAAWSNDGIAAALEKAFWCDRIAAFGGAVVVNRPFTREAAEIVAANYFEVVAAPAFEEGVVEILKGRKNLRIMELPGLGRLEELTGSAFLDIKSLADGGIIVQKSFVNRILEAKDFLPATATTKEGVSVAARAPSKQELDDLRFAWAVEAGVTSNSVIFVRDGATLAIGTGEQDRVGCVELAIHKAHTKYADTLAFRELGLSLYELKEKATTDAAMAAKLADIESRTEASHGGLAGSALVSDGFFPFRDGVDVAVAQGVAAIAQPGGSMRDAEVIMACNEAKPQVAMVFTGQRSFKH; encoded by the coding sequence ATGTCGGATCTCAAGTCCATGTACAGCACCGTCCACAAGGACGCTTTCCCTGACACCATGACCATCATTCTGGGCGATGAAAAACTCGTCTACCAAAAGCGCACCTGGACGCTGGACAACGAGGAGAAGGGCCTGCGCTACGGCGAAAATCCCGACCAGCCCGCAGCCCTCTACGCTCTTAAGGAAGGCACCATTACGTGTGGCGGTCTGAACTGGCGCGGCCCCGGCAATGGCATTGTTTCCGCGCTTACCGAAAGCCAGATGATTCAGGCAGGCAAGCACCCCGGCAAGACCAACCTCACGGACGTGGACAACGGGGCCAATATTTTGCAGTACCTCACCGAACGCCCCGCGGCGGTGATTCTGAAGCACAACAATCCCAGCGGCGCGGCCTGGAGCAATGACGGCATTGCTGCGGCCCTTGAAAAGGCCTTCTGGTGCGACCGCATCGCCGCCTTTGGCGGGGCCGTGGTTGTTAACCGTCCCTTTACCCGTGAAGCTGCGGAAATTGTCGCCGCCAACTATTTTGAAGTGGTTGCCGCTCCCGCCTTTGAAGAAGGCGTCGTGGAGATACTCAAGGGACGCAAGAATCTGCGCATCATGGAACTGCCCGGCCTTGGGCGGCTTGAAGAACTGACCGGCTCGGCGTTTCTGGATATCAAGAGCCTGGCTGACGGCGGCATCATTGTGCAGAAGTCCTTTGTGAACCGCATTCTTGAAGCCAAGGACTTTTTGCCCGCCACCGCCACCACCAAGGAAGGCGTTTCTGTGGCCGCCCGCGCTCCCAGCAAGCAGGAACTGGACGACCTGCGCTTTGCCTGGGCAGTGGAAGCCGGGGTTACGTCCAATTCCGTCATTTTTGTGCGCGATGGTGCCACACTTGCCATCGGCACGGGCGAACAGGATCGCGTGGGCTGCGTGGAACTCGCCATCCACAAGGCGCATACCAAGTATGCAGACACGCTTGCCTTCCGCGAACTCGGCCTGTCGCTCTATGAACTCAAGGAAAAAGCCACCACCGATGCGGCTATGGCCGCCAAGCTTGCGGATATTGAAAGCCGCACCGAAGCCTCCCACGGCGGGTTGGCCGGGTCTGCGCTTGTTTCGGACGGGTTCTTCCCCTTCCGTGACGGGGTGGACGTGGCGGTGGCCCAGGGCGTTGCGGCCATTGCCCAGCCCGGCGGCTCCATGCGCGATGCCGAAGTGATCATGGCCTGCAACGAGGCCAAGCCGCAGGTTGCCATGGTGTTTACGGGGCAGCGTTCCTTCAAACACTAG
- a CDS encoding nitroreductase family protein, whose product MDFKALAEAARTCRRFYEDQPLGMADLEWLVDCARLAPSAKNGQELRFMLVSNGETCQKLFALTRWAGALKDWGGPHSGDRPTAFVAILMPKTGKELTCMDVGIAAQTIQLAATSRNWGCCMIQSFDHQAAPSLLNVPEDMKIALVLGLGVAKEKRVVAPMPEGGATAYWRDAEGVHYVPKRSLEDLIVARF is encoded by the coding sequence ATGGATTTTAAAGCGCTCGCGGAAGCGGCCCGCACCTGCCGCCGCTTTTATGAAGACCAGCCGCTTGGCATGGCCGACCTGGAATGGCTTGTGGACTGCGCACGCCTCGCCCCCTCCGCCAAAAACGGACAGGAACTGCGCTTCATGCTTGTGAGCAACGGCGAAACCTGCCAGAAGCTGTTCGCTCTCACCCGCTGGGCGGGCGCGCTGAAAGACTGGGGCGGCCCTCACTCCGGTGATCGCCCCACAGCTTTTGTGGCCATTCTTATGCCCAAGACCGGCAAGGAACTGACCTGCATGGATGTGGGCATCGCGGCCCAGACCATCCAGCTTGCCGCCACCAGCCGAAACTGGGGCTGCTGCATGATCCAGTCTTTTGACCATCAGGCCGCTCCCTCCCTGCTGAACGTGCCGGAAGACATGAAAATCGCTCTGGTGCTGGGCCTTGGCGTTGCCAAGGAAAAGCGCGTAGTGGCCCCCATGCCCGAGGGCGGCGCAACTGCCTACTGGCGCGATGCCGAAGGCGTCCATTATGTGCCGAAGCGGAGTCTTGAAGACCTGATCGTTGCACGATTCTAG
- a CDS encoding adenosylcobinamide-GDP ribazoletransferase has protein sequence MALTSVTSWPGRFHDALAFLTRLVPPRPCCTADSLSAAMPFFAPVGLVLGAFCTAAAFLCFWLFEAPDAGFAGRCIVAALAAWAWMLCEIWATRGLHWDGLSDLGDAVSSGASGERFWAVLRDSRLGAFGALHLLVAFSGLWLALTWHFSTGQWIAPLLAPAWGRAACIWLAAYTVPHDERSLGGLACAGSSPQLARGQVVLATGMLVLVLLLGNCPFWRLPLLAFGQFLLIHSMIDTTREHGGVSGDFLGACIQWSQLWFLLVTV, from the coding sequence GTGGCACTCACTTCTGTGACATCCTGGCCAGGGCGCTTTCATGACGCCCTGGCTTTTTTGACCCGGCTTGTACCACCCCGCCCCTGCTGCACCGCTGATTCGCTCAGCGCAGCCATGCCTTTTTTTGCCCCGGTGGGTCTGGTGCTCGGCGCATTTTGTACGGCAGCCGCCTTTCTTTGCTTTTGGTTATTTGAAGCGCCAGACGCTGGCTTTGCAGGCCGCTGCATTGTTGCCGCCCTGGCCGCCTGGGCCTGGATGCTTTGCGAAATATGGGCAACGCGTGGCCTGCACTGGGACGGATTATCAGACCTTGGCGATGCGGTGAGCAGCGGCGCCAGCGGTGAACGCTTCTGGGCTGTACTGCGCGACAGCCGCCTTGGCGCATTTGGTGCCCTGCATCTGCTTGTTGCCTTCAGCGGATTGTGGCTGGCCCTTACATGGCACTTTTCCACCGGCCAGTGGATTGCCCCCCTGCTCGCGCCAGCCTGGGGCCGGGCAGCCTGCATCTGGCTGGCAGCATATACTGTGCCGCATGATGAACGCTCTCTCGGCGGTCTGGCCTGCGCTGGCTCAAGCCCGCAACTGGCCCGCGGGCAAGTTGTGCTGGCAACGGGCATGCTTGTGCTGGTTTTGCTGCTGGGCAATTGCCCTTTCTGGCGCTTGCCCCTGCTGGCCTTTGGCCAATTTTTGCTGATCCACAGCATGATTGACACTACGCGGGAACACGGCGGAGTTTCCGGCGATTTTCTTGGCGCGTGCATTCAGTGGAGCCAGTTGTGGTTCCTGTTGGTAACAGTGTAA
- a CDS encoding cobyrinate a,c-diamide synthase translates to MPRLCVSALSGGGGKTLLSLGLTRALAAQGHTVKPFKKGPDYIDAAWLTMAAGRPATNLDPYMLQPERLKALFAHAMRKTQAQSGATEVLGMIEGNRGLFDGMDVAGSCSTAELARMLGCPIILSINCTKMTRTAAALVHGMTTFEPGLQFAGVVLNQVGTARHEALLRKVIEEYTDVAVLGALPRLKDNPLPERHMGIASCGDELSPEARAVLDKLGSFVAEHLNLDAVMAAARAAAIADPWPEHAEPFWTANGTTEAVEGAAAECFSSVEAPLPDTPASAENSGGRLPDVQASMPVRRPRIAYVRDSALWFYYEENLEALERAGAELVRLEIVGPHSGVWPVLRGEKLQHDEAGAIDGLYLGGGFPEDCAADLSASPHLRTLAAWAGAGLPIYAECGGFMLLAQGIEREGVLWPMSNIFPVVAQFCGKPQGLGYVHGTVVEENPFFPKGLEILGHEFHYSRCCWQGAAPRHGLRLRKGQGMGREAEPDGQKKGETAKLTSAPALDGLLRQNVWASYTHIFAPAVPCWAPNFVAAAARFAQGR, encoded by the coding sequence ATGCCCCGGCTGTGCGTATCGGCTCTTTCTGGCGGCGGCGGCAAAACATTGCTCTCTCTGGGGCTCACGCGCGCGCTTGCCGCGCAGGGGCATACGGTCAAGCCCTTCAAAAAAGGGCCGGACTACATTGACGCCGCGTGGCTGACCATGGCCGCCGGAAGGCCCGCCACCAATCTTGATCCCTACATGCTCCAGCCGGAACGCCTCAAGGCTCTGTTTGCGCACGCCATGCGCAAAACACAGGCGCAAAGCGGCGCAACAGAAGTGCTTGGCATGATTGAAGGCAACCGGGGGCTTTTTGACGGCATGGACGTGGCTGGCTCATGCTCCACAGCGGAGCTGGCGCGTATGCTTGGCTGCCCCATCATCCTTAGCATCAACTGCACAAAGATGACGCGCACGGCAGCGGCACTGGTGCATGGCATGACAACCTTTGAGCCGGGGCTGCAGTTTGCGGGCGTGGTGCTCAATCAGGTGGGCACGGCGCGGCACGAGGCCCTGCTGCGCAAGGTTATTGAGGAATATACGGATGTGGCAGTGCTTGGGGCCTTGCCGCGTCTGAAAGATAACCCGCTGCCCGAGCGCCACATGGGCATTGCCTCCTGCGGCGATGAACTTTCACCCGAGGCCCGAGCCGTGCTCGACAAGCTTGGCAGCTTTGTGGCCGAACACCTCAATCTTGACGCCGTGATGGCTGCGGCTCGTGCGGCCGCCATTGCCGATCCCTGGCCTGAGCACGCAGAGCCGTTTTGGACTGCCAATGGAACGACAGAAGCGGTAGAGGGTGCGGCGGCGGAATGTTTCAGTTCTGTGGAAGCGCCGCTACCGGACACCCCAGCTTCGGCTGAAAATTCGGGCGGCAGGTTGCCCGATGTACAGGCCTCCATGCCAGTCCGCCGTCCTCGCATAGCCTATGTGCGCGACAGCGCCCTGTGGTTTTATTATGAAGAAAATCTTGAAGCCCTGGAGCGCGCTGGTGCGGAACTGGTGCGGCTTGAGATTGTGGGGCCGCATTCCGGCGTCTGGCCCGTACTGCGCGGCGAAAAACTGCAGCATGACGAGGCTGGAGCAATAGACGGCCTCTACCTGGGCGGGGGCTTCCCCGAAGACTGCGCTGCGGACCTCAGCGCTTCGCCCCACCTGCGTACCCTGGCCGCATGGGCTGGGGCTGGCCTGCCCATCTATGCAGAATGTGGTGGTTTTATGTTGCTGGCGCAAGGCATAGAACGCGAGGGCGTGCTTTGGCCCATGAGCAATATCTTCCCCGTTGTTGCCCAGTTTTGCGGCAAACCACAGGGCCTCGGCTACGTGCACGGAACAGTGGTGGAGGAAAATCCATTTTTCCCCAAAGGGCTGGAAATTCTGGGGCACGAATTTCATTATTCGCGCTGCTGCTGGCAGGGCGCTGCGCCCCGGCACGGCCTGCGCCTGCGCAAAGGGCAAGGCATGGGACGTGAGGCAGAGCCGGACGGGCAGAAAAAAGGCGAAACTGCCAAGCTGACCAGCGCGCCCGCTTTGGACGGGCTGTTGCGGCAGAATGTCTGGGCTTCGTACACGCATATTTTTGCCCCGGCAGTCCCCTGTTGGGCCCCCAATTTCGTGGCGGCTGCCGCCCGTTTTGCTCAGGGGCGCTGA
- a CDS encoding glycosyltransferase family 2 protein, translated as MSEASRVSVVIPVWNLWDMTEPCLRSLAEHSAGENMEVVVVDNHSTDATASELEPLGEALFGTAFKTVRMAENVGFARGCNAGAQAAGGDLLFFLNNDTTLTPDWLSPLRAVMADPRIGAAGPLLLYPDGTVQHCGIYVNPFNAVGHLYEHLPGSFAAARKPHPLQAITGAAIMLRKTQFESCGGFHEGFRNGFEDIDLCFALRAQGLKLRVESRSIIYHHTSRTPGRFAHDRENCTLLMQRKGGAVRPDEHVLAKLDGYDLRIGENLDTWMVLPEEQQQRISAEFCGKPFNSEACKALLRVEPLWLEGWLLLARHQEQAGDLVAATGTLMECLRLMPDPRVCKALSQLDPQAVFEGGMCDPAAAKARVQQARRAAYANGDTALAQLLGQWLVEHAG; from the coding sequence ATGTCGGAAGCAAGTCGTGTTTCTGTGGTCATTCCTGTCTGGAACCTCTGGGATATGACAGAGCCTTGCCTGCGTTCGCTGGCCGAGCATTCCGCTGGAGAGAACATGGAAGTGGTGGTTGTGGACAACCACTCCACAGACGCCACGGCTTCTGAACTTGAACCCTTGGGCGAGGCTCTGTTCGGCACGGCATTCAAGACCGTGCGCATGGCTGAAAATGTGGGTTTCGCCAGAGGCTGCAATGCCGGGGCTCAGGCGGCGGGCGGTGATCTGCTGTTTTTTCTCAACAACGACACCACGCTTACCCCTGACTGGCTGTCGCCTTTGCGAGCGGTCATGGCTGATCCCCGGATTGGCGCGGCTGGGCCGTTGTTGCTGTATCCTGACGGCACCGTGCAGCACTGCGGCATCTACGTGAATCCCTTCAATGCGGTGGGGCACCTCTACGAGCACCTGCCCGGCAGCTTTGCCGCAGCCCGCAAACCCCATCCCCTGCAGGCCATCACCGGCGCGGCCATAATGCTGCGCAAAACGCAGTTTGAATCCTGCGGCGGCTTCCATGAAGGGTTTCGCAACGGATTTGAGGACATTGACCTGTGTTTTGCCCTGCGCGCGCAGGGACTAAAACTGCGTGTGGAGAGCCGCAGCATCATTTACCATCATACAAGCCGGACGCCGGGCCGCTTTGCCCATGACAGGGAAAATTGCACCCTGCTCATGCAGCGTAAAGGCGGGGCAGTGCGCCCTGATGAACACGTGCTGGCAAAACTGGACGGATACGACCTGCGTATTGGTGAAAATCTCGATACCTGGATGGTGTTGCCCGAGGAACAGCAGCAGCGCATCAGCGCGGAGTTCTGCGGCAAGCCCTTTAACAGCGAAGCCTGCAAGGCTTTGTTGCGTGTCGAACCTCTTTGGCTTGAGGGCTGGCTCTTGCTTGCACGGCATCAAGAGCAGGCGGGCGACCTTGTTGCCGCAACAGGCACGCTTATGGAATGTCTGCGGCTCATGCCCGACCCAAGGGTGTGCAAAGCGTTGTCGCAGCTTGATCCCCAGGCCGTATTCGAGGGCGGCATGTGCGACCCGGCAGCGGCAAAGGCCCGTGTGCAGCAGGCGCGCCGTGCGGCTTATGCCAACGGCGATACAGCTCTTGCCCAGTTGCTCGGCCAGTGGCTTGTGGAGCACGCTGGCTGA